The following nucleotide sequence is from Myxococcus stipitatus.
GGCCAGCGTCAACAGGTACACCGGCTCGATGAAGAAGAGCAGGGGCCCGCCCAGCGACAGGCCATGCGTCTTCTTCTCGAAGAGGACGTGGGCGCCGACGACGAGCGCGAACCGGAACACCATGACGGAGATGGCGATGAGGGCGACGGTGGTGCCCGGGAGGCGGGAGGCTGCTTCCGCGAGCCAGAGCGTGGGCACCAGCGGCAGCGCCATGAGCAGGCCCGCGGTCCACTCCAGCCGGATGGCCTGGAGCGTCACCGCCGCCATGAGCACGTGCGCGGCGGACACCTCCGTGCCGCCCACGCTCACGCGCAGCAGGGCGAGCGGCGCCGCCAGGGAGAAGATGAACAGGTAGGCGCCCACGAAGTGCGCGGCGCGGCTGACGCCGTTCTCGTGCAGGGGCATCCAGGCGCGCAGCGTGTCGGCGAAGCGCTTCGTCACGGGAGGCTCAGGCGCGCACCGGCGAGGTGGAGGTGGCCGGCTGCGGCTTGATGACATAGTCGCCGAAGAGCACCGCCACGAAGAAGAGCGGACCGACGAGCGCGTGGACGAGGTTGGTGAGGAAGGAGGGCGACTTCTTCTCCCAGACGGCGTGGCCCGCCAGTTGGATGAGCCAGCCGAACAGGGCGATGGCCACCACGCTCCAGGTCGGCATCATCCGGCCCACCGGGAAGCACGCGGCCATGAACAGCGCCACGACCAGGCCCAGCTTCACGTCGGCGCGCAGGTACCAGAGGGTCACCAGCACCCACGACACCATGCCCAGCGTCAACATGCCTCCGGGCAGCGCGGGCACGGACACCAGCTTCACCCAGTCCAGCATCGCGATGATGTGCAGGATGATGACCGGGATGGCGACCTTGTGCGTGAGGCGGTTGATGGGGTGCTGGTGCGACGAGTAGTACTCGTCGAAGAGGGCGGCGATTCGAGGCTTGAGCATGGCGTCCTCCGAGGGGGTTGGAGCGCGCCGACGTTAGGGGATGTCCCGGCGGGTGTCCTGGCGAGTCACGCCAATCTCCTGACCCGGGACGCCACGCGCGCCGCCCTCAGCCCCGCTCCGAGCCCTCGCGCCAGACGCGGGGCGTCATGCCCGTCCAGCGCTTGAAGGCCCGGTCGAACGTGCTCAGCTCCGCGTAGCCCAGCAGGAAGGCCACCTGGCTGATGCCCAGGTTCGCGTCGCGCAGATAGCCGAAGGCCAGCTCTCGCCGCACCGCGTCGACCTCGTCCTGGAAGGAGGTGCCGTGCTCGGTGAGGCGACGCTGGAGGGTGCGCGCGCTGAGGTGGAGCCTCCTGGCGACGTCGCCCACCTGGGGGGCGCCTTCCTGGAGTCCGGCGCGGATGACGTCGCGCACGCCTCGGACGAACTCGGGGACGGGGGGCTCGGAGGGGGGCGCCGCGGCGCTGGCGGCCCGCTCCAGCACGGTGAGCAGGGCGGGGTCGGCGCCCACCACGCACAGGTCCAGGGTGGCGGCGTCGAGCGTGAGCGCGTTGCGGCCGCCGCCGAAGGAGGGGAGGACGCCGAAGTGCTCCACCAGCGGGCGGAGGTCGGGGGGCGCGGGGTGGGCGAAGGCGACGGCGTGTGGACGCCAGGCGTGCTCGGTGAGCTGGCGCCCCACGTGGGTGAAGAGGGCGAGGCCGTACTCGCTGGCGTGGCGCCCGTACGCGAGCGGCGCGCCGGTGATGCCGTAGGCGAACGTCCCGCTCCCGTCCGGCGCGTCCGTGAAGGTGGCGCGCCACGCGGGCTCCAGCAGGGCCATGTAGCGGGCGAGCGCGTGGAAGGTGGCCCGCAGCGTGGGCGAGGCGCGGGCGATGTACTCGACGAGGCCGTAGTTGCCGCGCGGGACGCGCTGGGCCACGTGGAGTCCGAGGAAGGCGTCGCCGGAGAGCTCCTCCGCGGCGTCGAGGAAGGCGTGCAGCGTGGCCAGCGGCAGGCTCACCTCGGGCAGCGCGCCCGCGTCGACGGGCAGGCCGAAGCGCTCGACCAGGGGGGCCGGGTCGTGCCCCGTGGCGCGCAGGTACGCGAGCAGCGGACCCACGAGCTGGGAGCGGACCTCGGCCGGGGGCTTCGGCGGTGGAAGTGGGGGCGGAGTCTCCACGCGCGGCGGACGCTAGCGCGTTCGATGCACCGGGCCCAAGCCGCGTGCGGTGTCAGCCGTTCGAGGCGGGCGGATATGGGCCGAGGAAGTCGCGCTTCCCGATGTGCACGCCCTTGTGCCGGAGGATTCCGTACGCGGTGGTGACGTGGAAGTAGAAGTTGGGCAGCGCGAAGGTGAAGAGGTAGCTGTCGCCCTTGAAGACGGGGGAGAAGTCGCGCAGGGCCAGCTGGATGGTGCGCTGCTCGCTGCCCTCGAACAGGGCGGCGTCGAGGCTCTTGAGATAGGCGACCGTCTTGGCGATGCGCTCCTGGAGCTCGGGGAAGGTCGCCTCGGTGTCCGGCATGCGCGGGGCGGGAATGCCGCTCAGGCGCTCGGCGGTGGCCTTCGCGGTGTCGCTGGCGCGCTGCACCTGTCCGACGAGCGTGAACATGTCGGACGCCAGTCGCGCGTTGAGCAGCTCGACGGGGTCTAGGTCGTGGGTCCGGGCGTGCTCGACGGCCTTGTCCAACAGGTGGGAGAGCACGTCGAAGGCGCGGATGAAGACCGGGATGGAGGCCTGGTACATCGAGAGGGACATGGGGCGCTCCTCGTCGCCGTCGTGCGACGGCTCGGTGGATGGGTGGCGGGACTCCAGCACGACGGCGTGGTGAAGGCACGTCGTTCGTGGCGTCCCGCGCATGACGCGGTGGGGCGTGCCGGTGGAGTACGCTGCCCGCATGACACCGCGCCGCCCGTGGCTCGGTCCTCCACTCGACTCCTGGCTTCCCGATGGACAACCTCGCCCACTCACTCGTCGGTGCCTGGATGGCGGAGGCGGGCCTCAAGCGCGCCACGCCGCTGGCCACGGCGACGCTCGTCATCGGCGCCAACCTCCCGGACGTGGATGGCTTCATCGCCTTCGCGGGTTCGGACGCCTCGTTGTACTGGCGGCGGGGCTGGACGCACGGCGTGCTGGCCCTGGCGCTGTGGCCCTTCGTGCTCACGGGGGTGATGTTGACGTGGGACCGCTTCGTGCGGAGGCGGCGGCATCCTGAACGGGCGCCCGCGCGGGCGGGGCCCCTGCTGTTGCTCTCGACGCTCTCGATATTGAGCCACCCCGCGCTGGACTGGCTCAACACGTATGGCGTGCGGCTGTTGATGCCGTTCGACGGGACGTGGTTCTACGGCGACACGCTGTTCATCATCGACCCATGGGTGTGGCTGCTGGCCGGGGCCGCGGTCATCATGGCGGACGCGCGTTCGCGCGGGTCCATGGCGGGCTGGCTGGTGCTGGGCGTGGCCACCACCGCGCTCGTCACCGTGCCCGCGTTCGTGCCGTGGCCGGCGAAGGTGCTGTGGGCGGTGGGGGTCGCGGCCATCCTCTGGCTGAGGCTGCGTGGCACGCGCGTGCTCTCCGCCGAGCGTGTGGCCCGGGTGTGTGGCGTGGGGTTGGCGCTCTATCTGGGGGCGCTCATGGTCGGCTCGTGGGTGGCGGCGCCGCGCGCGTTGGCGTGGCTGCGCTCGCGGGGGCACACCGTGGAGCGGGCCATCGCCGGGCCCATCCCCGCCAACCCCTTCGTGCGGGACATCATCGTCCTGGGGCCGGACCGCTATCACTTCGTGCGCGCGGACTTCCTGCGCGCGGGCGAGGGGCATCTCGAACTCAGCGGCCCGAGCGTCCCGCGAGAGCCCGACCCCGGCCCCGTCATCCAGGCGGCGCTCCGTGCACCCCAGATACGAGGGCTCGCCAACTGGCTGCGGCTGCCCACCTTCCAGGTGACGGAGACGGCCGAGGGGTGGCGCGTCGCCATCGACGACGTGCGCTACTTCCGGCAGAGCGGGAGCAGCCTCGGCTCCGCTGTCGTGGAGCTGGACAAGACGTTGCGGCCACTGCGGCGCGACGCGGGGCACTGACGCGCGCTCGGCCTCGCGTGGCGCGGACGGCGCCACCTCGCCGTGTCAGGCGCCGTGTCGCGAGCCCGACCTCGGATTCGCGCCGCCTCGCCGGGCGAGATGCCGCGTCGCGAGTCCGACCTCGGACCCGCTCCGCCCCACCGGGCGCGATGCCGTGTCGCGAGCCCAACTTCGGACCCGCCCCGCCTCGCCGGGCGAGATGCCGCGTCGCGAGCCCGACCTCGGACCCGCGCTGCTTTGCTGCATCAGGCGCTCTGTCGCGAGCCTGAACTCGGCCCCGCGCCGCCCCACCGGGCGAAATGCCGTGTCGCGAGTCCGACCTCGGATTCGCGCCGCCTCGCCGGGCGAGGTGCCGCGTCCCGACCCCGACTCACGGAGCCAGCGCTCCCCACCACGCGAGGTGTCGCCTCGCGAGAGGAGGAGAGCGCCGGTGCGCGGAGGCTCGTGCCGCCGCGCTCGGCTCCATCGCCAGCGCGGACCTCAGCGCTTCAGGTCGATGCGCACCCACTCGCCCTGGGTGGCGCCGGGCAGCACGGTGAAGCCGAGGTTGCGGTAGGCCTCCTCGACGTCCGCGCGCTGGTGGGCCAGCACGCCCGCGAGCACCAGTCGGTCCTTGGCCTTGGGGGCGATGAGCGGCGCCAGCTCGATGAGGGTATTCGCGAGGATGTTGGCGAGCACCAGGTCGAAGGTGCCCTCCACCGCCGTCAGCTCCTTGCCCGACACGTCGATGTCCGGGGTGGCGTTGTCGGCGATGTTCTCCCCGGCCAGCTCCACGGAGGTGGGGTCGTTGTCGGTGGCCACCACGCGGCCCGCGCCCAGCTTCTTCGCCGCGATGGCCAGCACGCCCGTGCCCGTGCCCACGTCCAGCACGCTGGCGCCCGGGTGGTCCGCCATGAACGCGTCCACCGCCGCCAGACACAGCGACGTCGTCGGGTGGTCACCCGTGCCGAAGGCCATCTTCGGCTCGATGACCAGCCGCACCGCCTCCTTCGGGGCGTTCTCCACGTCCCACGGCGGCCCCACCCACAGCCGCCCCACGTGGACGGACTTGATGAGCGACTTCCACTCGTTGCTCCAGTCCTGCTGCGGCTGCTCGTCCAGGTTCAACCGCGCGCCCGGGTGCGCCTCCGCCACCTCGTCGCGAGCGGCCTCCGCGGTGTCGCGGTCCTCGAAGTAGCCGATGAGGATGACCTCACCCGCGTCGGGCGCCCGCACGCCGGGCATGGTGGGCGTCTCGCGGTCGCGCACCTCGAGTCCGAGCGCTCCGGACTCGTGGAGGAGGTCCTGGATGGACTCGGACGCTTCCTCGGGCACTTCCACGGTGAGGGACAGATAGGTCTGTGACATGGGGCGCCCTTTTATCGCGCCCCGCGCGGCGCGGAAGCACCCTGAAAGGGCCCGTCCACCATCCGGGGAGGGGAGGGACGGGCCCGGCGCTTCATGGGCCGACGATGGCCAGCGCGCTCCGGTCGAAATCGAGCACCTGCCGCGCCACCTCCAGCACGTGCTCCGACGTCACCGCCCCGATGCGCTCCGCGTAGCGCAGGGAGTTGTCCGCCCCCAGCCCGTACAGCGAGTCCATGGCGATGACGCCCGCGCGGGCGCCGTTGCGCTGCAGTCCGATTTCGTGCGTGCCGATGAGGTTCTGCTTCGCGCGCGCCAGCTCCTCCTCCGGCACCCGCTCCTGGCGCAGCCGCTCGAGCTGCTCCCGGATGCCGGAGAGCGCCGCGTCCACCTTCTCCGGGCTGGTGCCCATGTACACCGCGAAGTAGCCCGGCTCGATGCCCTCCACGCCGAAGCTGCTCACGCTGTAGGCCATGGAGCGCTTGTCGCGCAGCTCCACGAACAGCCGGCCGCCCTGGCCGGACAGCACGCCCGACAGCACCTCCAGCGCGTAGTGCGCCGGGTCGTCGATGCGCATGCCCTGGAAGCCCAGCACCAGGTGCGACTGCGCCCGCGTCAGCACCCGCTTCTCCTGGCGGGAGGACGTCGGCCGGGGCTCGGCCTGCAGGCGCGGCGGCGCCACGGCCTTGCCGCGCGAGGCCCCGAACAACTCCCGCGCCAAACCCAACACCGCGTCCACCTTCACGTCGCCCACCACGCACAGGGTCAGCTGCGACGGGTCCATGTGGCGCGCGTGCCAGTCGTGCAGCGCCTGGGGCGTGAGCGCCTCCACCGACGCCTTCTCTCCCAGCGTCGGCATCCGGTACGGGTGCTGGTGGAAGAGCGTCTTGTGGAACAGCTCGAAGGCGAGCGCGGACGGCTTGTCCTCGCGCGTGAGGATGTCCTGGAGCATCAGCGAGCGCTCGCGGGCCACCTCCACCTCTGAGAACGCCGGGTGCGACACGCTGTCGGCGAACAGGCGGAAGGCCGGCTCGAAGTGGCGCGAGAGGAACTCGCCGCGCAGGCTCGTCGAGTTGCGCCCGCTCTGGCCGCCCATGCTGCCCGCGTACGCGTCGATGAGCTGGGAGATGTCCTCCGCGTCATGCGACGGCGTGCCCCGCGTGAGGCTGCGCGCCAGCAGCGTGGTGATGCCGTTGTCCGCCGTCGTCTCGTAGCGCAGGCCGCCCAGGAACGCGGCCCGGATGGCGAACAGCGGCACGGACGGGTCCTCGCGCACCAGCACCGTCGCGCCCGAGGGGAGCTTCTCGATGACCGTGCGCGCGGGGGCCTTGGACACGCCGCCCAGGCGCAGCGACGGCTCGCCCGCGTCCACCTTGCGAGGCTTGCGCTCCGGAGGCGCGGCCGGCGGCTCCTGCTCCGCGCCGTCCAGCGCCGCGGCCACGTCCGCCTCGGTGAGGCCCTGCCCCCCGGGCAACAGCGCCGTGACGATGGCCCGGTCGAAGCGCAGGTACTTGCGCGCCACCTCGCGCAGCTTCTCCGGCGTCAGCGCGCGGATGTCCTCGTAGTAGCGCGCCTCCGCCTCGAGGCTGCCCAGGCCGGACTGGTAGTAGCCCATCTTCCGCGCCACGCCCTGCACCGTCTCGCGCTGGTAGACGGCCTCCGCCTCCATCAGCGCCTTCGCCGTGGACAGCTCCTCCGCCGACACCGTGGAGGCGCGCAGCGTGGCCAACACGCGCGTCGTCTCCCGCAGGGCCCTGGGCGCCTTGTCCGCCGGCAGGTTCATGGACACGGAGAACAGGCCCGGGTCCTGCGGCGTGTACGCGAAGGCGTGGATGTCGTTGACCAGGTTGTGCCGGCGCTTCACCTCGCGGGTGAGCCACGACGCCTCGCCCTGGCCGACGATCATCGCCAGCACGTCCAGCGCGGGCGTGTCCGGGTGCCCCGCCTGGGGGACGTGGAAGGCCAGGTGCACGGAGGCCTCCTTCACGTCGTCCGGCCGCAGCAGCACGCGTCGCGCCTGGGGCGTCGGCTCCGCCACGTGCGGCACCGCGCCGGCATACGGGCGGCCCCAGTCCCCGCCGAAGATCTCCTCCACCCAGGCGCGCAGCTCCTCCTCGCGCAAATCCCCCGCCACCGAGAGCACCATGTTCCGGGGCGTGTAGTGCCGGTGGTAGAACTCCAGCACCTTCTCCCGCGTGAAGCTCCGCACGCTCTCCGCCGTGCCGATGACCGGCAGCCGGTAGGGGTGCTCCTGGTACGCGGTGGAGAACAAGTCGCGCGACGCCCGGCGCGCGGGCGTGTCCTGGCTGCGTTTGATCTCCTCGCAGACCACCTCGATTTCGCGCGCCAGCTCCTCGGCGTCGAACGCCGAGCGGCGCACGGCGTCGCCCAGGATGTCCAGGCCCACCCGGGCGAACTGGCTGGCCATGACGATGTGGTAGACGGTCTGGTCGAACGACGTCCAGGCGTTGATTTCGCCGCCGTGGGCCTCGACGTCCCGGGCGATTTCGCCGGGGCCGCGGCGCTCGGTGCCCTTGAAGAGCATGTGCTCGTGCAGGTGGGCCAGGCCCGCCTGGTCGGGGCGCTCGTCGGCGCTGCCGACCTTCACCCAGACCTGGAAGGCCGCGACCTTGGCGGCGTGCTGTTCCTCGAAGACGACGGTGAGCCCGTTGGGCAGCGCGTAGCGGATGGCCATAAGGAACGTCCGAAGCTGGCACTCGCCCCCCGTGAGGGCAAGGCGGGGTGTGATGTTTCCCTCTCCTGGCTAACGCCCCGGCCCCCCCGCGTCGAGGGGGACCGAGGAGCCGGCGTCCGGCCGGAGGGCTCCTGGGGGCCCCTCCCCCCATTCCGTCCCTGGTCGGACGCGCCGCCGGGCTGTAACCTGCGCCACGCCCATGCCGTCACCTCCGGAAGAGGTGGATCCGCTGGCGGACCTGCGCGAAAGCCTGGACCTGGAGGAGACTGGCGTCCAAGCGGCCCCCGCCGCCCCCGCCCCCGCTCCTCCCAGACCCCAGGCCAAGCCCCCGCCCTCGGCGCCACCACCCGCCGCCCCGCCCCCTCTGCCCCCGCGTCGCCCGGCAGCGTCCCCGGCCTCCGCGCCGGTGGGGACGGGTGCGCCCAAGGCTCCGGCCACCACCCCCGCTCCCGTGGTGGGCGCGGCTTCGCGGGCGGTGCGCGTCCCCGGCCAGGACCCCTTCAACGAGCCGGCCGAGCCCCGCATGCCCATGGGGGCCTCCCCGGAGGAGAAGCTGGAGTACTTCCGGGCGGTGGTCCGCCAGAAGACGGAGACGCTCGCCCGGGCCCGGACGCTCTACGCGGAGCGCGACGGCGAGGTCACCGGCCTGAAGCAGTCGCTCACCCAGGCGCGCAAGGAGGCCGCGGAGGCGAAGGCCCAGCTGGCCGCGGTGAAGGACTCGCCGGCGAAGCTGGCCCAGACGTCGGAGGCGCTGACGAGCGCCGAACAGCGGGCGCGGGAGGCGGAGGAGAAGCTGGCCTCGCTCCAGGCGGAGCTGGACTCCGTCGAGGCGGACCGCAAGGACCTGTCGCGCGCGCTGGCGGAGGTGGAGTCGGAGGTCCCCCGGCTGACGGCGGAGCTGCACGACGAGCGCGAGTCGCGCGGCGCGGTGGCCGAGGAGCTGGTGGGCGCCAAGGAGGCGCTGTCGCTGGCGCAGGACCGCGTCGCGGAGCTGGCGGCGGAGAAGTCCGAGTCCCAGGGCGCGCTGGAGGCCGTCCAGGAGCAGTACCAGCAGGCCATCGCGGACGTGGAGCGGCTGGGCGGCGAGCTGGCGGCGGTGACCGAGGAGCGGGACTCGCTGGCGCTGCGCGCCGGTCAGCTCGAGGCGGCGCTGGGCGAGGCCCAGGCGTCGCTCAGCGCGGTGGAGAGCGAGAGCGACTGGTCCAAGAGCTCCCTGGAGGAGGCCCAGGC
It contains:
- a CDS encoding DUF962 domain-containing protein, with translation MTKRFADTLRAWMPLHENGVSRAAHFVGAYLFIFSLAAPLALLRVSVGGTEVSAAHVLMAAVTLQAIRLEWTAGLLMALPLVPTLWLAEAASRLPGTTVALIAISVMVFRFALVVGAHVLFEKKTHGLSLGGPLLFFIEPVYLLTLALFALGLKRELRARVLAGDPAAAPLAT
- a CDS encoding DUF962 domain-containing protein, which gives rise to MLKPRIAALFDEYYSSHQHPINRLTHKVAIPVIILHIIAMLDWVKLVSVPALPGGMLTLGMVSWVLVTLWYLRADVKLGLVVALFMAACFPVGRMMPTWSVVAIALFGWLIQLAGHAVWEKKSPSFLTNLVHALVGPLFFVAVLFGDYVIKPQPATSTSPVRA
- a CDS encoding AraC family transcriptional regulator, whose amino-acid sequence is MGPLLAYLRATGHDPAPLVERFGLPVDAGALPEVSLPLATLHAFLDAAEELSGDAFLGLHVAQRVPRGNYGLVEYIARASPTLRATFHALARYMALLEPAWRATFTDAPDGSGTFAYGITGAPLAYGRHASEYGLALFTHVGRQLTEHAWRPHAVAFAHPAPPDLRPLVEHFGVLPSFGGGRNALTLDAATLDLCVVGADPALLTVLERAASAAAPPSEPPVPEFVRGVRDVIRAGLQEGAPQVGDVARRLHLSARTLQRRLTEHGTSFQDEVDAVRRELAFGYLRDANLGISQVAFLLGYAELSTFDRAFKRWTGMTPRVWREGSERG
- a CDS encoding DUF1993 domain-containing protein, with translation MSLSMYQASIPVFIRAFDVLSHLLDKAVEHARTHDLDPVELLNARLASDMFTLVGQVQRASDTAKATAERLSGIPAPRMPDTEATFPELQERIAKTVAYLKSLDAALFEGSEQRTIQLALRDFSPVFKGDSYLFTFALPNFYFHVTTAYGILRHKGVHIGKRDFLGPYPPASNG
- a CDS encoding metal-dependent hydrolase — encoded protein: MDNLAHSLVGAWMAEAGLKRATPLATATLVIGANLPDVDGFIAFAGSDASLYWRRGWTHGVLALALWPFVLTGVMLTWDRFVRRRRHPERAPARAGPLLLLSTLSILSHPALDWLNTYGVRLLMPFDGTWFYGDTLFIIDPWVWLLAGAAVIMADARSRGSMAGWLVLGVATTALVTVPAFVPWPAKVLWAVGVAAILWLRLRGTRVLSAERVARVCGVGLALYLGALMVGSWVAAPRALAWLRSRGHTVERAIAGPIPANPFVRDIIVLGPDRYHFVRADFLRAGEGHLELSGPSVPREPDPGPVIQAALRAPQIRGLANWLRLPTFQVTETAEGWRVAIDDVRYFRQSGSSLGSAVVELDKTLRPLRRDAGH
- the prmA gene encoding 50S ribosomal protein L11 methyltransferase — protein: MSQTYLSLTVEVPEEASESIQDLLHESGALGLEVRDRETPTMPGVRAPDAGEVILIGYFEDRDTAEAARDEVAEAHPGARLNLDEQPQQDWSNEWKSLIKSVHVGRLWVGPPWDVENAPKEAVRLVIEPKMAFGTGDHPTTSLCLAAVDAFMADHPGASVLDVGTGTGVLAIAAKKLGAGRVVATDNDPTSVELAGENIADNATPDIDVSGKELTAVEGTFDLVLANILANTLIELAPLIAPKAKDRLVLAGVLAHQRADVEEAYRNLGFTVLPGATQGEWVRIDLKR
- a CDS encoding M16 family metallopeptidase, which produces MAIRYALPNGLTVVFEEQHAAKVAAFQVWVKVGSADERPDQAGLAHLHEHMLFKGTERRGPGEIARDVEAHGGEINAWTSFDQTVYHIVMASQFARVGLDILGDAVRRSAFDAEELAREIEVVCEEIKRSQDTPARRASRDLFSTAYQEHPYRLPVIGTAESVRSFTREKVLEFYHRHYTPRNMVLSVAGDLREEELRAWVEEIFGGDWGRPYAGAVPHVAEPTPQARRVLLRPDDVKEASVHLAFHVPQAGHPDTPALDVLAMIVGQGEASWLTREVKRRHNLVNDIHAFAYTPQDPGLFSVSMNLPADKAPRALRETTRVLATLRASTVSAEELSTAKALMEAEAVYQRETVQGVARKMGYYQSGLGSLEAEARYYEDIRALTPEKLREVARKYLRFDRAIVTALLPGGQGLTEADVAAALDGAEQEPPAAPPERKPRKVDAGEPSLRLGGVSKAPARTVIEKLPSGATVLVREDPSVPLFAIRAAFLGGLRYETTADNGITTLLARSLTRGTPSHDAEDISQLIDAYAGSMGGQSGRNSTSLRGEFLSRHFEPAFRLFADSVSHPAFSEVEVARERSLMLQDILTREDKPSALAFELFHKTLFHQHPYRMPTLGEKASVEALTPQALHDWHARHMDPSQLTLCVVGDVKVDAVLGLARELFGASRGKAVAPPRLQAEPRPTSSRQEKRVLTRAQSHLVLGFQGMRIDDPAHYALEVLSGVLSGQGGRLFVELRDKRSMAYSVSSFGVEGIEPGYFAVYMGTSPEKVDAALSGIREQLERLRQERVPEEELARAKQNLIGTHEIGLQRNGARAGVIAMDSLYGLGADNSLRYAERIGAVTSEHVLEVARQVLDFDRSALAIVGP